In the Theobroma cacao cultivar B97-61/B2 chromosome 1, Criollo_cocoa_genome_V2, whole genome shotgun sequence genome, one interval contains:
- the LOC18611093 gene encoding uncharacterized protein LOC18611093 isoform X2 yields the protein MMNTRVRTAHQSMKAPLSHDSNKEKMEKSQGGRALGTGKALTNRRRSNRERKMALLQDVDKLKRKLRHEENVHRALERAFTRPLGALPRLPPYLPPYTLELLAEVAVLEEEVVRLEEQVVNFRQGLYQEAVYASSKRNVENLNESIEQSPVRSSKHQRSKSLSVNEMSSVTTIGKPQPSLARSVSSRKLLPPDTTNERNGLCFSRPTNGRQASTKLNSASGDVRGKENQSFANAVKDKQSPEKKITKVVTPVKRLPTKHESANKCLDALKSQLDGRLVDQERAQESPSGSSDDKVSEADSTPNKISEDTVRCLCSIFVRLSTLKDRSVESGILPSQSAANSYEISRESEFQDPYGICSDSKTRDIGPYKNLCTIEANTVDLSRRMNALFLIHRLKFLLGKLTSVNLDGLSHQQKLAFWINTYNSCMMNAILEHGIPETPESVVGLMQKATIVVGGHLLNAITIEHFILRLPFHLKFTCSKAAKNDEMKARNIFGLEWSEPLVTYALACGSWSSPAVRVYTASHVEDELETAKRDYLQAAVAISRTNKLIIPKLLDWYLLDFAKDLESLLDWVCLQLTNELRNEAVKCLERKGKEPLSQLVQVMPYDFSFRLLLGR from the exons atgatgaaCACAAGAGTCCGCACCGCTCATCAGTCCATGAAAGCTCCTTTAAGTCATGACAGCAATAAA GAGAAGATGGAGAAGAGTCAGGGAGGCAGGGCACTTGGTACCGGCAAAGCTCTGACCAATCGGCGAAGATCAAACAGGGAAAGGAAAATGGCCTTATTACAAGAT GTTGATAAGCTAAAAAGGAAGCTTAGACATGAAGAGAATGTGCATAGAGCTTTGGAAAGAGCTTTTACTAGACCTTTAGGAGCACTTCCTCGGCTTCCTCCTTACCTACCTCCTTAT ACACTAGAGCTACTTGCTGAAGTAGCTGTTTTGGAAGAGGAAGTTGTTAGGCTTGAAGAGCAAGTGGTGAATTTTAGGCAAGGCCTCTATCAGGAGGCTGTCTATGCATCTTCCAAGAGGAATGTGGAGAATTTGAATGAATCAATTGAGCAGTCTCCGGTCAGAAGTTCTAAACACCAGCGATCAAAGTCTTTGTCCGTCAATGAGATGAGTTCGGTGACAACCATTGGCAAGCCACAACCATCCCTTGCCAGAAGTGTTTCAAGCAGAAAGCTATTGCCTCCAGATACTACTAATGAACGAAATGGGCTGTGCTTTAGCAGGCCAACAAATGGGAGACAAGCTTCCACAAAACTCAATTCTGCTTCTGGAGATGTAAGAGGAAAAGAGAATCAATCATTTGCCAATGCTGTGAAGGATAAGCAATCTcctgaaaagaaaattaccaAAGTTGTGACCCCAGTAAAGAGACTTCCTACCAAGCATGAGTCAGCTAACAAATGTTTGGATGCTCTGAAGTCACAG CTAGATGGTAGATTAGTAGACCAGGAAAGAGCACAAGAAAGCCCTTCTGGTTCTTCAGATGATAAAGTATCAGAAGCTGATAGTACACCAAACAAAATATCTGAGGATACTGTAAGGTGCTTGTGCAGCATTTTTGTGAGGTTGAGCACCTTGAAGGACAGATCCGTGGAATCCGGGATTTTACCTTCCCAATCAGCAGCCAATTCTTATGAAATAAGTAGAGAAAGTGAATTTCAAGACCCTTATGGTATCTGTTCAGATTCGAAAACTAGAGATATTGGCCCCTATAAGAATCTTTGCACGATTGAAGCTAATACAGTTGATCTTAGCCGAAGAATGAATGCTTTGTTTCTGATCCATAGACTAAA GTTCCTACTTGGGAAGCTCACATCTGTCAATTTAGATGGTCTTAGCCATCAGCAGAAGCTTGCATTCTGGATAAACACTTATAATTCCTGTATGATGAAT GCAATTCTGGAGCATGGGATTCCTGAGACTCCTGAATCGGTTGTAGGGCTAATGCAAAAG GCTACGATAGTTGTGGGAGGACACTTGCTAAATGCAATAACAATTGAGCATTTCATTTTAAGGCTGCCTTTCCATCTAAAATTT ACCTGTTCTAAAGCAGCAAAAAATGATGAGATGAAAGCACGCAATATATTTGGACTGGAGTGGTCGGAACCCTTGGTTACATATGCTCTTGCATGTGGAAGCTGGTCATCTCCAGCG GTGAGAGTATACACAGCATCTCACGTTGAAGATGAGCTGGAAACAGCCAAGAGAGACTACCTACAGGCAGCAGTTGCCATCTCAAGAACAAACAAGTTAATAATTCCAAAGCTTTTGGATTGGTATCTGCTTGACTTTGCAAAGGATTTGGAATCATTGCTGGATTGGGTTTGTCTGCAGCTTACAAATGAGCTGAGGAACGAAGCAGTTAAATGCCTAGAAAGAAAGGGGAAAGAGCCTCTTTCACAACTAGTGCAAGTAATGCCATATGATTTCAGTTTCAGATTGCTTTTAGGCCgttga
- the LOC18611093 gene encoding uncharacterized protein LOC18611093 isoform X1: MMNTRVRTAHQSMKAPLSHDSNKKEKMEKSQGGRALGTGKALTNRRRSNRERKMALLQDVDKLKRKLRHEENVHRALERAFTRPLGALPRLPPYLPPYTLELLAEVAVLEEEVVRLEEQVVNFRQGLYQEAVYASSKRNVENLNESIEQSPVRSSKHQRSKSLSVNEMSSVTTIGKPQPSLARSVSSRKLLPPDTTNERNGLCFSRPTNGRQASTKLNSASGDVRGKENQSFANAVKDKQSPEKKITKVVTPVKRLPTKHESANKCLDALKSQLDGRLVDQERAQESPSGSSDDKVSEADSTPNKISEDTVRCLCSIFVRLSTLKDRSVESGILPSQSAANSYEISRESEFQDPYGICSDSKTRDIGPYKNLCTIEANTVDLSRRMNALFLIHRLKFLLGKLTSVNLDGLSHQQKLAFWINTYNSCMMNAILEHGIPETPESVVGLMQKATIVVGGHLLNAITIEHFILRLPFHLKFTCSKAAKNDEMKARNIFGLEWSEPLVTYALACGSWSSPAVRVYTASHVEDELETAKRDYLQAAVAISRTNKLIIPKLLDWYLLDFAKDLESLLDWVCLQLTNELRNEAVKCLERKGKEPLSQLVQVMPYDFSFRLLLGR, encoded by the exons atgatgaaCACAAGAGTCCGCACCGCTCATCAGTCCATGAAAGCTCCTTTAAGTCATGACAGCAATAAA AAGGAGAAGATGGAGAAGAGTCAGGGAGGCAGGGCACTTGGTACCGGCAAAGCTCTGACCAATCGGCGAAGATCAAACAGGGAAAGGAAAATGGCCTTATTACAAGAT GTTGATAAGCTAAAAAGGAAGCTTAGACATGAAGAGAATGTGCATAGAGCTTTGGAAAGAGCTTTTACTAGACCTTTAGGAGCACTTCCTCGGCTTCCTCCTTACCTACCTCCTTAT ACACTAGAGCTACTTGCTGAAGTAGCTGTTTTGGAAGAGGAAGTTGTTAGGCTTGAAGAGCAAGTGGTGAATTTTAGGCAAGGCCTCTATCAGGAGGCTGTCTATGCATCTTCCAAGAGGAATGTGGAGAATTTGAATGAATCAATTGAGCAGTCTCCGGTCAGAAGTTCTAAACACCAGCGATCAAAGTCTTTGTCCGTCAATGAGATGAGTTCGGTGACAACCATTGGCAAGCCACAACCATCCCTTGCCAGAAGTGTTTCAAGCAGAAAGCTATTGCCTCCAGATACTACTAATGAACGAAATGGGCTGTGCTTTAGCAGGCCAACAAATGGGAGACAAGCTTCCACAAAACTCAATTCTGCTTCTGGAGATGTAAGAGGAAAAGAGAATCAATCATTTGCCAATGCTGTGAAGGATAAGCAATCTcctgaaaagaaaattaccaAAGTTGTGACCCCAGTAAAGAGACTTCCTACCAAGCATGAGTCAGCTAACAAATGTTTGGATGCTCTGAAGTCACAG CTAGATGGTAGATTAGTAGACCAGGAAAGAGCACAAGAAAGCCCTTCTGGTTCTTCAGATGATAAAGTATCAGAAGCTGATAGTACACCAAACAAAATATCTGAGGATACTGTAAGGTGCTTGTGCAGCATTTTTGTGAGGTTGAGCACCTTGAAGGACAGATCCGTGGAATCCGGGATTTTACCTTCCCAATCAGCAGCCAATTCTTATGAAATAAGTAGAGAAAGTGAATTTCAAGACCCTTATGGTATCTGTTCAGATTCGAAAACTAGAGATATTGGCCCCTATAAGAATCTTTGCACGATTGAAGCTAATACAGTTGATCTTAGCCGAAGAATGAATGCTTTGTTTCTGATCCATAGACTAAA GTTCCTACTTGGGAAGCTCACATCTGTCAATTTAGATGGTCTTAGCCATCAGCAGAAGCTTGCATTCTGGATAAACACTTATAATTCCTGTATGATGAAT GCAATTCTGGAGCATGGGATTCCTGAGACTCCTGAATCGGTTGTAGGGCTAATGCAAAAG GCTACGATAGTTGTGGGAGGACACTTGCTAAATGCAATAACAATTGAGCATTTCATTTTAAGGCTGCCTTTCCATCTAAAATTT ACCTGTTCTAAAGCAGCAAAAAATGATGAGATGAAAGCACGCAATATATTTGGACTGGAGTGGTCGGAACCCTTGGTTACATATGCTCTTGCATGTGGAAGCTGGTCATCTCCAGCG GTGAGAGTATACACAGCATCTCACGTTGAAGATGAGCTGGAAACAGCCAAGAGAGACTACCTACAGGCAGCAGTTGCCATCTCAAGAACAAACAAGTTAATAATTCCAAAGCTTTTGGATTGGTATCTGCTTGACTTTGCAAAGGATTTGGAATCATTGCTGGATTGGGTTTGTCTGCAGCTTACAAATGAGCTGAGGAACGAAGCAGTTAAATGCCTAGAAAGAAAGGGGAAAGAGCCTCTTTCACAACTAGTGCAAGTAATGCCATATGATTTCAGTTTCAGATTGCTTTTAGGCCgttga
- the LOC18611093 gene encoding uncharacterized protein LOC18611093 isoform X3, translating into MEKSQGGRALGTGKALTNRRRSNRERKMALLQDVDKLKRKLRHEENVHRALERAFTRPLGALPRLPPYLPPYTLELLAEVAVLEEEVVRLEEQVVNFRQGLYQEAVYASSKRNVENLNESIEQSPVRSSKHQRSKSLSVNEMSSVTTIGKPQPSLARSVSSRKLLPPDTTNERNGLCFSRPTNGRQASTKLNSASGDVRGKENQSFANAVKDKQSPEKKITKVVTPVKRLPTKHESANKCLDALKSQLDGRLVDQERAQESPSGSSDDKVSEADSTPNKISEDTVRCLCSIFVRLSTLKDRSVESGILPSQSAANSYEISRESEFQDPYGICSDSKTRDIGPYKNLCTIEANTVDLSRRMNALFLIHRLKFLLGKLTSVNLDGLSHQQKLAFWINTYNSCMMNAILEHGIPETPESVVGLMQKATIVVGGHLLNAITIEHFILRLPFHLKFTCSKAAKNDEMKARNIFGLEWSEPLVTYALACGSWSSPAVRVYTASHVEDELETAKRDYLQAAVAISRTNKLIIPKLLDWYLLDFAKDLESLLDWVCLQLTNELRNEAVKCLERKGKEPLSQLVQVMPYDFSFRLLLGR; encoded by the exons ATGGAGAAGAGTCAGGGAGGCAGGGCACTTGGTACCGGCAAAGCTCTGACCAATCGGCGAAGATCAAACAGGGAAAGGAAAATGGCCTTATTACAAGAT GTTGATAAGCTAAAAAGGAAGCTTAGACATGAAGAGAATGTGCATAGAGCTTTGGAAAGAGCTTTTACTAGACCTTTAGGAGCACTTCCTCGGCTTCCTCCTTACCTACCTCCTTAT ACACTAGAGCTACTTGCTGAAGTAGCTGTTTTGGAAGAGGAAGTTGTTAGGCTTGAAGAGCAAGTGGTGAATTTTAGGCAAGGCCTCTATCAGGAGGCTGTCTATGCATCTTCCAAGAGGAATGTGGAGAATTTGAATGAATCAATTGAGCAGTCTCCGGTCAGAAGTTCTAAACACCAGCGATCAAAGTCTTTGTCCGTCAATGAGATGAGTTCGGTGACAACCATTGGCAAGCCACAACCATCCCTTGCCAGAAGTGTTTCAAGCAGAAAGCTATTGCCTCCAGATACTACTAATGAACGAAATGGGCTGTGCTTTAGCAGGCCAACAAATGGGAGACAAGCTTCCACAAAACTCAATTCTGCTTCTGGAGATGTAAGAGGAAAAGAGAATCAATCATTTGCCAATGCTGTGAAGGATAAGCAATCTcctgaaaagaaaattaccaAAGTTGTGACCCCAGTAAAGAGACTTCCTACCAAGCATGAGTCAGCTAACAAATGTTTGGATGCTCTGAAGTCACAG CTAGATGGTAGATTAGTAGACCAGGAAAGAGCACAAGAAAGCCCTTCTGGTTCTTCAGATGATAAAGTATCAGAAGCTGATAGTACACCAAACAAAATATCTGAGGATACTGTAAGGTGCTTGTGCAGCATTTTTGTGAGGTTGAGCACCTTGAAGGACAGATCCGTGGAATCCGGGATTTTACCTTCCCAATCAGCAGCCAATTCTTATGAAATAAGTAGAGAAAGTGAATTTCAAGACCCTTATGGTATCTGTTCAGATTCGAAAACTAGAGATATTGGCCCCTATAAGAATCTTTGCACGATTGAAGCTAATACAGTTGATCTTAGCCGAAGAATGAATGCTTTGTTTCTGATCCATAGACTAAA GTTCCTACTTGGGAAGCTCACATCTGTCAATTTAGATGGTCTTAGCCATCAGCAGAAGCTTGCATTCTGGATAAACACTTATAATTCCTGTATGATGAAT GCAATTCTGGAGCATGGGATTCCTGAGACTCCTGAATCGGTTGTAGGGCTAATGCAAAAG GCTACGATAGTTGTGGGAGGACACTTGCTAAATGCAATAACAATTGAGCATTTCATTTTAAGGCTGCCTTTCCATCTAAAATTT ACCTGTTCTAAAGCAGCAAAAAATGATGAGATGAAAGCACGCAATATATTTGGACTGGAGTGGTCGGAACCCTTGGTTACATATGCTCTTGCATGTGGAAGCTGGTCATCTCCAGCG GTGAGAGTATACACAGCATCTCACGTTGAAGATGAGCTGGAAACAGCCAAGAGAGACTACCTACAGGCAGCAGTTGCCATCTCAAGAACAAACAAGTTAATAATTCCAAAGCTTTTGGATTGGTATCTGCTTGACTTTGCAAAGGATTTGGAATCATTGCTGGATTGGGTTTGTCTGCAGCTTACAAATGAGCTGAGGAACGAAGCAGTTAAATGCCTAGAAAGAAAGGGGAAAGAGCCTCTTTCACAACTAGTGCAAGTAATGCCATATGATTTCAGTTTCAGATTGCTTTTAGGCCgttga